In the genome of Qipengyuania seohaensis, one region contains:
- the yidD gene encoding membrane protein insertion efficiency factor YidD, with translation MKYPLIWIARAWQLGPSRILPPTCRFTPSCSQYAIEALQKYGAIKGGWLAFKRLLRCQPWGGCGHDPVP, from the coding sequence ATGAAGTATCCGCTGATCTGGATTGCGCGCGCCTGGCAACTCGGCCCCAGCCGCATCCTCCCGCCGACCTGCCGCTTCACCCCATCGTGCAGCCAGTACGCGATCGAGGCGCTGCAAAAATATGGGGCGATCAAGGGTGGATGGTTGGCGTTCAAGCGGCTATTGCGCTGCCAGCCATGGGGGGGCTGCGGGCACGACCCAGTACCGTAA